The proteins below come from a single Alphaproteobacteria bacterium genomic window:
- a CDS encoding BPL-N domain-containing protein: MPQKKEMLIYLYAGDGAEASCIENTEDWLRKYLNETNTQSNIAYKIKRITSEEVENDALKNEKPDVLFMPGGNATKYSKDLKGESIQKIRDFVQDGGIFQGICAGAYFASELFYYENPKTGNKIELSSEQDEVLGVNYVMATSEPHEHLKEAKIKDGCQVKVKYDNNRKDKFVQVYYNRGPYLTNLKDGINPKGIYADIYEGEVAVAENNYGRGKVVVSGVHPEFKASQLENVPFLSEKINDTTPEQQRDLDHFSRTVVLKHMLDKYISLDKKLDLENTSKAKELNEQLSKMKGSNPTEAISTSPKVESQTPAPSEKPKQQPLQSPKPPKA; this comes from the coding sequence ATGCCTCAAAAAAAAGAAATGTTGATTTATTTATATGCTGGAGATGGCGCAGAGGCAAGCTGTATTGAGAATACAGAAGATTGGTTAAGAAAATATCTTAATGAAACTAATACACAATCAAATATAGCATATAAAATAAAAAGAATTACTTCAGAAGAAGTTGAAAATGATGCTTTAAAAAATGAAAAGCCTGATGTTCTTTTCATGCCTGGAGGCAATGCTACTAAATATAGCAAAGATCTAAAAGGCGAAAGTATTCAAAAAATAAGAGATTTTGTTCAAGATGGGGGAATTTTTCAAGGTATATGTGCTGGTGCTTATTTTGCTTCTGAATTGTTTTATTATGAAAACCCTAAAACTGGAAATAAAATAGAATTATCTTCAGAGCAAGATGAAGTTCTAGGAGTAAATTATGTAATGGCAACATCTGAGCCTCATGAACATTTGAAAGAAGCTAAAATTAAAGATGGGTGTCAAGTAAAAGTTAAATACGATAACAACAGAAAAGATAAATTTGTTCAAGTTTATTATAATAGAGGTCCTTATTTAACAAATTTAAAAGACGGAATCAATCCAAAAGGAATATATGCTGATATATATGAAGGAGAAGTTGCTGTAGCGGAAAATAATTATGGAAGAGGTAAAGTGGTTGTTTCTGGTGTTCATCCTGAATTTAAAGCAAGTCAATTAGAAAATGTTCCCTTTTTAAGCGAAAAGATAAATGATACCACACCCGAACAACAAAGAGATTTAGATCATTTTAGTAGAACTGTAGTTTTAAAGCATATGCTTGATAAGTATATATCTTTAGATAAAAAATTAGATTTAGAAAACACTAGCAAAGCTAAAGAACTAAATGAACAGTTATCTAAAATGAAAGGATCTAATCCAACAGAGGCAATATCTACATCTCCTAAAGTAGAATCTCAAACTCCAGCTCCATCTGAAAAACCTAAGCAACAACCTTTGCAATCTCCTAAGCCTCCAAAGGCTTAA